The Pseudomonas sp. TH06 genome contains the following window.
TTGCTGAGCAAGTAAACATTTTTCATGATGAGGTTTTGCTTTCAAAGTTTATTTAAATAAGAACAATGCCAGACGGAGTCATAACGCCGGACAGGCCTTTTTAGTTGTCTGAATTTAAATTAATGAATTGAATAGCTTTGATAAACATTAGAAATCTTGTCCATGATGTCCCGCCTCCATTTCCACGCTGAATAATGCTCTATGTCTTGACGATAGACGGATAATTAGCAAAAAGAGCGCCGCCGTTATATCACATCTCGGCCAATGGCCATCAGCGCTCGGACGTTTATTTTTCAGGATCGTCCGTTTACGAGCAGCGCCGATGTTCATTGTGTTGCCGGCCGGTACTGCAAAGCCTCCGCCAGGTGTTCGCGCGTGATGTCTTTTTCCTGGCTCAGATCGGCCAACGTCCTGGCGACCTTGAGCAACCGGTGCGCCGAGCGCAGTGACAGGGTCAGCCGTTCACAGGCAGACTCCAGCCAGGTTTCGTCGGCTGTGGATAACTTGCAGTGCCGCTTCAACCCCGGCAGATCAAGAAACGCGTTGGCGCAACCCTGGCGTTTCTGTTGGCGTTCCCGTGCCTCGGCCACGACGGCCGCCGCACTGGCACTGTCCTCTCCTGGTTTCACCTCTGGATTCAACGCTGTCGCCTCCCGCGCGACCGTCAGGTGCAGATCTATCCGATCCAGCAACGGCCCCGACAGTTTGTTGCGATAACGCTGCACCATGTCCGGTGTACAAGAACACTTGCCGCTCGGTTCGCCAAGATATCCACAGGGACACGGATTCATTGCCGCCACCAACTGAAATCGCGCCGGAAAGCGCACGCGATCCTTGGCCCGGGCGATCACGATGAACCCCGACTCCAAAGGCTCTCGTAAAACTTCCAGCACCTTGCGATCAAACTCCGGCAGTTCATCGAGAAACAGCACCCCGTGATGGGCGAGGGTGATTTCGCCGGGTTGCGGTTTTGAGCTGCCACCGACCAGCGCTGGACCGGAGGCCGAATGGTGCGGCTGGCGGAAGGGGCGTTGTGGCCAATGGGTCAGTGGCGCGCCGCTGGCAACGGATTGAATCGCTGCCACTTCCAGCGCTTCGCATTCGGACAGTGGTGGCAGCAGTCCCGGCAAGCGGCTGGCCAGCAGCGTCTTGCCGGTCCCCGGTGGCCCGCTGAACAACAGGTTGTGCGCTCCCGCCGCCGCGATCAGCAGCGCACGTTTGGCTGCCATTTGCCCCTGCACTTCGTTGAGGTCGGGATAGGGTCTGGCGGCATGAATCAAGCCGTCCGAAACATAAGGTTCCACCGGCGTATGCCCGTTGAAATGCGCCACGGCTTCCAGAAGATGATCCACTGCGTACACCTTCAAACCCGAGGCCAGACACGCTTCCTCGGCATTCGCCCGCGGCACCACCAGCGCACGACCCGCCTTGCGCGCCGCCAGCGCTGCCGGCAAAACCCCGCGCACCGCTCGTACCGCGCCGGACAACGCCAACTCACCCAGACATTCCACATCATCGAGCGTCAGACACGGCACCTGCACACTCGCCGACAGAATCCCCAGAGCAATCGCCAGATCAAACCGCCCGCCATCCTTGGGCAGATCCGCCGGCGCCAGATTCAAGGTGATCCGCCGCGCCGGAAACTGCAGCCCGGAATTGATGATCGCGCTGCGCACCCGATCCTTGCTCTCCTTCACCGCCGCCTCGGGCAGGCCGACCATGGTCAGCGATGGCAGACCGTTGGCCAGATGAACTTCGACGGTGACAGCGGGAGCATCCACGCCAATCTGGGCGCGACTGTGGACGATGGAGAGGGACATGGTCGTTCCTTGAGCTGAATCGGGGGCCGCTTCCTGCGGGTTTTTGAAGGGTAGTCTGGGGAGAG
Protein-coding sequences here:
- a CDS encoding YifB family Mg chelatase-like AAA ATPase → MSLSIVHSRAQIGVDAPAVTVEVHLANGLPSLTMVGLPEAAVKESKDRVRSAIINSGLQFPARRITLNLAPADLPKDGGRFDLAIALGILSASVQVPCLTLDDVECLGELALSGAVRAVRGVLPAALAARKAGRALVVPRANAEEACLASGLKVYAVDHLLEAVAHFNGHTPVEPYVSDGLIHAARPYPDLNEVQGQMAAKRALLIAAAGAHNLLFSGPPGTGKTLLASRLPGLLPPLSECEALEVAAIQSVASGAPLTHWPQRPFRQPHHSASGPALVGGSSKPQPGEITLAHHGVLFLDELPEFDRKVLEVLREPLESGFIVIARAKDRVRFPARFQLVAAMNPCPCGYLGEPSGKCSCTPDMVQRYRNKLSGPLLDRIDLHLTVAREATALNPEVKPGEDSASAAAVVAEARERQQKRQGCANAFLDLPGLKRHCKLSTADETWLESACERLTLSLRSAHRLLKVARTLADLSQEKDITREHLAEALQYRPATQ